The following coding sequences lie in one Kribbella sp. NBC_00709 genomic window:
- a CDS encoding DNA-directed RNA polymerase subunit beta' produces MLDVNFFDELRIGLATADEIRQWSHGEVKKPETINYRTLKPERDGLFCEKIFGPTRDWECYCGKYKRVRFKGIICERCGVEVTRSKVRRERMGHIELAAPVTHIWYFKGVPSRLGYLLDLAPKDLEKVIYFAAYMITDVDDEARHRDLSSLEGRTDVERKQLENRRDNDIETRMKKLEEDLAQLEAEGAKADVRRKVKEGAEREVKQLRDRAQREIDRLDEVWTRFKNLKVQDLEGDEILYRAMKERFGKYFEGAMGAAAIQRRLETFDLKAEADNLRETIKTGKGQRKTRALKRLKVVTAFLATNNSPMGMVLDCVPVIPPDLRPMVQLDGGRFATSDLNDLYRRVINRNNRLKRLLDLGAPEIIVNNEKRMLQEAVDALFDNGRRGRPVTGPGNRPLKSLSDMLKGKQGRFRQNLLGKRVDYSGRSVIVVGPQLKLHQCGLPKAMALELFKPFVMKRLVDLNHAQNIKSAKRMVERQRAQVWDVLEEVITEHPVLLNRAPTLHRLGIQAFEPQLIEGKAIQIHPLVCSAFNADFDGDQMAVHLPLSAEAQAEARILMLSTNNILKPADGRPVTMPTQDMIIGIYFLTMLKEGALGEGRAFSSVAEAIMAFDRKELSLQAKVTLRLNESGVPAGADERPDGGFALETTLGRALFNEALPHDYPFVDLEVGKKQLGGIVNDLAERYTKVEVANALDNLKDLGFRWATRSGVTVSIDDFSTPPSKPEIMARYESQAEKVQKQFERGLITSSERRQELIEIWTGANAEVGKAMEENFAKDNPIWMMVHSGARGNMMQIRQIAGMRGLVANPKGEIIARPIKSNFREGLSVVEYFIATHGARKGLADTALRTADSGYLTRRLVDVSQDVIIREEDCGTERGLPKQIGEKDPSGKVVHAENVETSAYARTLATDALDADGNVVLAGGADLGDVSIAKLVAAGIEEVKVRSVLTCDAKTGTCAKCYGRSLATGKPVDIGEAVGIIAAQSIGEPGTQLTMRTFHTGGVAGDDITHGLPRVVELFEARQPKGKAPISEAAGRIAIEDTDKTRKLVLTPDDGSEEVAYPVSKRGRLLIEDGQHVEVGQQLTQGTPDPQEVLRILGVRKAQEHLVDEVQEVYRSQGVAIHDKHIEIIVRQMLRRVTVIESGEANLLPGELADRIMFEAENRRVVAEGGTPASGRPVLMGITKASLATESWLSAASFQETTRVLTEAAIHGKSDSLVGLKENVIIGKLIPAGTGMDRYRNIRVEPTEEAKAAMYSMVGYESYDYDFGPSSGQSVPLDDFDLGSYQN; encoded by the coding sequence GTGCTCGACGTGAACTTCTTCGACGAGCTTCGGATCGGCCTGGCCACCGCGGATGAGATCCGTCAGTGGTCGCACGGCGAGGTCAAGAAGCCGGAGACGATCAACTACCGGACGCTCAAGCCCGAGCGTGACGGACTCTTCTGCGAGAAGATCTTCGGTCCCACCCGGGACTGGGAGTGCTACTGCGGCAAGTACAAGCGTGTTCGCTTCAAGGGCATCATCTGCGAGCGGTGTGGCGTCGAGGTCACCCGTTCCAAGGTGCGCCGCGAGCGGATGGGCCACATCGAGCTGGCCGCGCCGGTCACCCACATCTGGTACTTCAAGGGTGTCCCGTCGCGGCTCGGCTACCTGCTCGACCTCGCCCCGAAGGACCTGGAGAAGGTCATCTACTTCGCGGCGTACATGATCACCGACGTCGACGACGAGGCGCGGCACCGCGACCTCTCGTCGTTGGAGGGCCGGACCGACGTCGAGCGCAAGCAGCTCGAGAACCGGCGCGACAACGACATCGAGACCCGGATGAAGAAGCTCGAGGAGGACCTGGCGCAGCTCGAGGCCGAGGGCGCCAAGGCCGACGTACGGCGCAAGGTCAAGGAAGGCGCCGAGCGTGAGGTCAAGCAGCTGCGCGACCGTGCGCAGCGCGAGATCGACCGCCTCGACGAGGTCTGGACCCGGTTCAAGAACCTGAAGGTCCAGGACCTCGAGGGCGACGAGATCCTCTACCGCGCCATGAAGGAGCGGTTCGGCAAGTACTTCGAGGGCGCGATGGGTGCGGCCGCGATCCAGCGCCGGCTCGAGACCTTCGACCTCAAGGCCGAGGCCGACAACCTGCGCGAGACGATCAAGACCGGCAAGGGCCAGCGCAAGACCCGCGCCCTGAAGCGGCTCAAGGTCGTCACCGCGTTCCTGGCGACGAACAACAGCCCGATGGGCATGGTGCTCGACTGCGTCCCGGTGATCCCGCCGGACCTGCGGCCGATGGTTCAGCTCGACGGTGGCCGGTTCGCCACCTCGGACCTGAACGACCTGTACCGCCGGGTGATCAACCGGAACAACCGGCTCAAGCGGCTGCTCGACCTGGGCGCGCCGGAGATCATCGTCAACAACGAGAAGCGGATGCTGCAGGAGGCCGTCGACGCACTGTTCGACAACGGTCGCCGTGGCCGTCCGGTCACCGGCCCGGGCAACCGGCCGCTGAAGTCGCTGTCCGACATGCTCAAGGGCAAGCAGGGTCGTTTCCGTCAGAACCTGCTGGGCAAGCGCGTCGACTACTCGGGCCGTTCGGTCATCGTGGTCGGCCCGCAGCTGAAGCTGCACCAGTGCGGTCTGCCGAAGGCGATGGCGCTGGAGCTGTTCAAGCCGTTCGTGATGAAGCGGCTGGTCGACCTCAACCACGCGCAGAACATCAAGTCCGCCAAGCGGATGGTCGAGCGCCAGCGCGCCCAGGTCTGGGACGTGCTGGAAGAGGTCATCACCGAGCACCCGGTCCTGCTCAACCGTGCACCAACCCTGCACCGGCTGGGCATCCAGGCGTTCGAGCCGCAGCTGATCGAGGGCAAGGCGATCCAGATCCACCCGCTCGTCTGCTCCGCGTTCAACGCGGACTTCGACGGTGACCAGATGGCGGTGCACCTGCCGCTGTCGGCCGAGGCGCAGGCCGAGGCCCGGATCCTGATGCTGTCGACGAACAACATCCTGAAGCCGGCCGACGGCCGTCCGGTCACGATGCCGACGCAGGACATGATCATCGGCATCTACTTCCTGACGATGCTGAAGGAAGGCGCGCTGGGCGAGGGCCGGGCGTTCAGCTCGGTGGCCGAGGCGATCATGGCCTTCGACCGCAAGGAGCTGTCGCTGCAGGCCAAGGTCACGCTGCGGCTGAACGAGTCCGGGGTGCCGGCCGGTGCGGACGAGCGGCCCGACGGCGGCTTCGCGCTGGAGACGACGCTGGGCCGGGCGCTGTTCAACGAGGCGCTGCCGCACGACTACCCGTTCGTCGACCTCGAGGTCGGCAAGAAGCAGCTGGGCGGGATCGTCAACGACCTGGCCGAGCGGTACACGAAGGTCGAGGTCGCCAACGCCCTCGACAACCTGAAGGACCTCGGTTTCCGCTGGGCCACCCGCTCGGGTGTCACGGTGTCGATCGACGACTTCAGCACGCCGCCGTCCAAGCCGGAGATCATGGCTCGGTACGAGTCCCAGGCCGAGAAGGTCCAGAAGCAGTTCGAGCGAGGTCTGATCACCTCGTCCGAGCGGCGCCAGGAGCTGATCGAGATCTGGACCGGCGCCAACGCCGAGGTCGGTAAGGCGATGGAGGAGAACTTCGCCAAGGACAACCCGATCTGGATGATGGTGCACTCCGGTGCCCGAGGCAACATGATGCAGATCCGGCAGATCGCCGGTATGCGTGGTCTGGTCGCCAACCCGAAGGGCGAGATCATCGCCCGGCCGATCAAGTCCAACTTCCGCGAGGGTCTGTCGGTGGTCGAGTACTTCATCGCCACCCACGGCGCCCGGAAGGGTCTGGCCGACACCGCGCTGCGGACCGCCGACTCGGGGTACCTGACCCGTCGTCTGGTGGACGTGTCGCAGGACGTGATCATCCGCGAGGAGGACTGCGGCACCGAGCGGGGCCTGCCGAAGCAGATCGGCGAGAAGGACCCGTCCGGCAAGGTCGTGCACGCCGAGAACGTGGAGACGAGCGCGTACGCGCGGACCCTGGCCACCGACGCCCTGGACGCCGACGGCAACGTCGTGCTCGCCGGCGGCGCCGACCTGGGCGACGTGTCGATCGCGAAGCTGGTCGCGGCCGGGATCGAAGAGGTCAAGGTCCGGTCGGTGCTCACCTGTGACGCCAAGACCGGTACCTGCGCGAAGTGCTACGGCCGTTCGCTGGCGACCGGCAAGCCGGTCGACATCGGCGAGGCGGTCGGCATCATCGCGGCCCAGTCCATCGGTGAGCCGGGTACGCAGCTGACGATGCGGACCTTCCACACCGGTGGTGTCGCGGGTGATGACATCACCCACGGTCTGCCGCGTGTGGTCGAGCTCTTCGAGGCCCGCCAGCCGAAGGGCAAGGCGCCGATCTCGGAGGCCGCCGGCCGGATCGCGATCGAGGACACCGACAAGACCCGGAAGCTGGTGCTCACCCCGGACGACGGTTCCGAGGAGGTCGCCTACCCGGTGTCGAAGCGTGGTCGCCTGCTGATCGAGGACGGTCAGCACGTCGAGGTCGGTCAGCAGCTGACGCAGGGTACGCCGGACCCGCAGGAGGTTCTGCGGATCCTCGGCGTGCGCAAGGCGCAGGAGCACCTGGTGGACGAGGTCCAGGAGGTGTACCGGTCGCAGGGTGTGGCCATCCACGACAAGCACATCGAGATCATCGTCCGGCAGATGCTGCGCCGGGTCACGGTGATCGAGTCCGGCGAGGCGAACCTGCTGCCGGGTGAGCTCGCGGACCGGATCATGTTCGAGGCGGAGAACCGCCGCGTCGTGGCCGAGGGCGGTACGCCGGCCTCGGGTCGTCCGGTGCTGATGGGTATCACCAAGGCCTCGCTGGCCACCGAGTCGTGGCTGTCGGCCGCCTCCTTCCAGGAGACGACCCGCGTCCTCACCGAGGCCGCGATCCACGGCAAGTCCGACTCGCTGGTCGGTCTGAAGGAGAACGTCATCATCGGCAAGCTGATCCCGGCCGGTACGGGCATGGACCGTTACCGCAACATCCGGGTGGAGCCCACCGAGGAGGCGAAGGCCGCGATGTACTCGATGGTCGGCTACGAGTCGTACGACTACGACTTCGGCCCGTCCTCGGGCCAGTCGGTCCCGCTCGACGACTTCGACCTCGGTTCCTACCAGAACTGA
- a CDS encoding maleylpyruvate isomerase N-terminal domain-containing protein — protein MIDHLAEFDRTAARFAAVLADADPDLPVPACPGWTIADLALHLGSGQRWAASILLSGTSQETPQVLRTTISWADWYAGTSAALIAAIRAIDPDEPCWNFSPVDQRAGFWARRRMHETVIHLVDALQATDPGAADPAGVPAAVAADGVDEVFGVYLPRMLARGFAPAVTRQLGVRATDTGHEWTLTPVSQGDPPQVERGRAAGEAVLSGTAAELDLCLWKRLPGAVLTVEGDAGAAADFLAARATA, from the coding sequence GTGATCGACCACCTCGCCGAATTCGACCGGACGGCCGCGCGGTTCGCGGCCGTCCTGGCCGACGCCGACCCGGACCTGCCGGTGCCGGCGTGCCCCGGCTGGACGATCGCCGACCTGGCGCTGCATCTCGGCTCCGGTCAGCGCTGGGCCGCGTCGATCCTGCTCAGCGGCACGTCCCAGGAGACCCCGCAGGTGCTCCGTACGACGATCTCCTGGGCCGACTGGTACGCCGGGACGAGCGCGGCGCTGATCGCGGCGATCCGGGCGATCGATCCCGACGAACCCTGCTGGAACTTCTCGCCGGTGGACCAGCGCGCGGGGTTCTGGGCCCGCCGGCGCATGCATGAGACGGTGATCCATCTCGTGGACGCCCTGCAGGCGACCGATCCGGGGGCGGCCGATCCGGCCGGCGTGCCGGCGGCGGTCGCGGCCGACGGGGTGGACGAGGTGTTCGGGGTGTACCTGCCCCGGATGCTTGCCCGCGGGTTCGCGCCGGCGGTCACCCGGCAGCTCGGCGTACGTGCTACCGACACCGGCCACGAATGGACGCTGACCCCTGTGTCACAAGGCGATCCGCCCCAGGTCGAGCGGGGCCGGGCGGCCGGGGAAGCGGTCTTGTCAGGGACCGCGGCGGAGCTCGACCTGTGCCTGTGGAAGCGCTTGCCGGGAGCCGTTCTGACGGTCGAGGGGGACGCCGGTGCGGCCGCCGATTTCCTCGCGGCGCGAGCCACTGCGTAG
- a CDS encoding nuclear transport factor 2 family protein, which translates to MPREWPVYKGYATAAARRGLVAAVVDHSLIHGLDRLVAAADEVEAAVGVLRSDPRVDPDRVGLWFFSGAGLLAGEWLDSRPDWLRFVALTYPLLATPPGVDDLVTAAEVIGKHKDLPVLLTRAGLEREELAGPVAEFVSAGGAALDIIDVPKGHHGFDMLDHTEESRAAVTKALDWAIAHLGEEPGDDGKLLVPPPPAKKKTSTPRRTPSAAKPATAVKEAPAGPATQQTPPPAPKATPAPVAAPVQAPLADLGMATVAAVTADTPAARVIGREHAAFAAHDLEAFLAMYSPTARILLIDGTELKGRRFLREHYRPGFDAGQCKTEVVQRLMLGEWVVEHVLSYDDGGTTPLLGLYRVVDGLITDVEFRA; encoded by the coding sequence ATGCCTCGGGAGTGGCCGGTCTACAAGGGCTATGCGACCGCTGCTGCCAGGCGAGGCCTGGTGGCCGCAGTCGTCGACCACAGCCTGATCCACGGTCTCGACCGACTGGTCGCGGCCGCGGACGAGGTGGAGGCCGCGGTCGGCGTACTGCGTTCCGATCCGCGGGTCGACCCTGATCGGGTCGGTCTGTGGTTCTTCTCCGGTGCCGGCCTGCTGGCCGGGGAGTGGCTCGACAGCCGCCCCGACTGGTTGCGGTTCGTCGCCCTGACCTATCCCCTGCTCGCCACCCCGCCCGGTGTCGACGACCTGGTAACCGCCGCCGAAGTGATCGGCAAACACAAGGACCTGCCGGTGCTGCTGACCAGAGCTGGACTCGAGCGTGAGGAGCTCGCCGGTCCGGTCGCGGAGTTCGTTTCCGCGGGTGGCGCCGCGCTGGACATCATCGACGTACCGAAAGGGCACCACGGGTTCGACATGCTCGACCACACCGAAGAATCACGCGCCGCCGTCACCAAGGCTCTGGACTGGGCTATTGCCCACCTCGGCGAGGAGCCCGGTGACGACGGCAAGCTCCTCGTCCCACCACCCCCGGCCAAGAAGAAGACTTCCACCCCGCGACGGACGCCGTCCGCCGCCAAACCGGCCACAGCGGTCAAGGAAGCGCCTGCTGGACCCGCTACCCAGCAGACGCCACCCCCGGCACCGAAGGCCACCCCTGCTCCTGTTGCTGCCCCCGTGCAGGCCCCACTGGCCGATCTCGGGATGGCGACCGTCGCGGCCGTCACCGCCGACACCCCGGCGGCCCGGGTGATCGGCCGCGAGCACGCCGCGTTCGCCGCGCACGACCTCGAGGCCTTCCTGGCCATGTACTCGCCGACCGCGCGGATCCTGCTCATCGACGGCACCGAACTGAAGGGCCGCCGGTTCCTGCGCGAGCACTACCGGCCGGGGTTCGACGCCGGCCAGTGCAAGACCGAAGTCGTGCAGCGCCTGATGCTGGGGGAGTGGGTGGTCGAGCACGTGCTGTCGTACGACGACGGCGGGACCACCCCACTGCTCGGTCTGTACCGCGTCGTCGACGGCCTGATCACCGACGTCGAGTTCCGCGCCTGA
- the rpoB gene encoding DNA-directed RNA polymerase subunit beta, which translates to MVASRNPQSDSISNVTGPRRISFAKISEPLQVPDLLALQVDSFDWLVGNETWQARVAAAEAEGRSDLSGPSGLEEIFEEISPIEDFSGTMSLSFRDHRFEPPKNTVDECKERDVTYSAPLFVTAEFMNNETGEIKSQTVFMGDFPLMTRKGTFVINGTERVVVSQLVRSPGVYFERTPDKTSDKDIFTAKIIPSRGAWLEFEVDKRDMVGVRLDRKRKQNVTVLLKALGWTDAQILEEFGDYESIRLTLEKDHTSGQDDALLDIYRKLRPGEPPTREAAQALLENYYFNGKRYDLAKVGRYKINKKLGRDEAHDMAVLTVDDIVATIKYLVALHEGKTELPAPKGEIVVEEDDIDHFGNRRLRTVGELIQNQLRTGLARMERVVRERMTTQDVEAITPQTLINIRPVVAALKEFFGTSQLSQFMDQTNPVAGLTHKRRLNALGPGGLSRERAGFEVRDVHPSHYGRMCPIETPEGPNIGLIGSLASYGRVNAFGFVETPYRRVVGGQVTDDVDYLTADEEDRFVIAQANAALTDDNRFAEERVLVRRRHGEVELVPVDDVDYMDVSPRQMVSVATALIPFLEHDDANRALMGSNMQRQAVPLITSDAPLVGTGMEFRGAVDAGDVVVSDKAGVVKEVSADLIEIAADDGTYQTYRMAKFRRSNQGTCINQRPLVDAGQRVEIGTPLADGPCTDEGEMALGRNMLVAFMPWEGHNYEDAIILSQRVVQQDLLTSIHIEEHEVDARDTKLGPEEITRDIPNVSDEMLADLDERGIIRIGAEVTTGDILVGKVTPKGETELTPEERLLRAIFGEKAREVRDTSLKVPHGEEGTVIGVRVFDRDNGDELPPGVNQLVRVYVAQKRKISVGDKLAGRHGNKGVISKILPVEDMPFMEDGTQVDIILNPLGVPGRMNVGQVLETHLGWVASRGWEVDPENQEEWAQRLIKIGAGSAPAMTNVATPVFDGAREEEVTGLLGSTLPNRDGVRMVDGTGKARMFDGRSGEPFPEPVGVGYMYMLKLHHLVDDKIHARSTGPYSMITQQPLGGKAQFGGQRFGEMEVWALEAYGAAFALQELLTIKSDDVVGRVKVYEAIVKGENIPEPGIPESFKVLVKEMQSLCLNVEVLSSDGSRVEMRDSEEDVFRAAEELGIDLSRREPNSVEEV; encoded by the coding sequence TTGGTCGCCTCGCGCAACCCCCAGTCCGACAGCATTTCCAACGTCACCGGCCCCCGCCGCATCTCCTTCGCAAAGATCTCCGAGCCGCTTCAGGTTCCGGATCTGCTTGCGCTTCAGGTGGACAGTTTCGACTGGCTGGTCGGTAACGAAACGTGGCAGGCCCGTGTGGCCGCCGCCGAGGCCGAGGGGCGGTCGGACCTGTCCGGCCCCAGCGGCCTGGAAGAGATTTTCGAGGAGATCTCCCCGATCGAGGACTTCAGCGGCACCATGTCGCTGTCGTTCCGCGACCACCGCTTCGAGCCTCCGAAGAACACGGTGGACGAATGCAAGGAGCGGGATGTCACCTATTCCGCGCCGCTGTTCGTCACCGCCGAGTTCATGAACAACGAAACCGGTGAGATCAAGAGCCAGACCGTCTTCATGGGCGACTTCCCGCTGATGACCCGCAAGGGCACTTTCGTCATCAACGGCACCGAGCGGGTCGTCGTGTCCCAGCTCGTCCGCTCGCCCGGTGTGTACTTCGAGCGCACCCCGGACAAGACGTCCGACAAGGACATCTTCACCGCCAAGATCATCCCGTCGCGCGGCGCGTGGCTGGAGTTCGAGGTGGACAAGCGCGACATGGTCGGCGTCCGCCTCGACCGCAAGCGCAAGCAGAACGTCACCGTCCTGCTCAAGGCGCTCGGCTGGACCGACGCGCAGATCCTGGAAGAGTTCGGCGACTACGAGTCGATCCGGCTGACCCTGGAGAAGGACCACACCTCCGGGCAGGACGACGCGCTGCTGGACATCTACCGCAAGCTGCGTCCGGGTGAGCCGCCGACCCGCGAGGCCGCGCAGGCGCTGCTGGAGAACTACTACTTCAACGGCAAGCGCTACGACCTGGCCAAGGTCGGCCGCTACAAGATCAACAAGAAGCTCGGCCGTGACGAGGCGCACGACATGGCGGTGCTGACCGTCGACGACATCGTCGCCACGATCAAGTACCTGGTCGCGCTGCACGAAGGCAAGACCGAGCTGCCCGCGCCGAAGGGCGAGATCGTCGTCGAGGAAGACGACATCGACCACTTCGGCAACCGCCGGCTGCGTACCGTCGGTGAACTGATCCAGAACCAGCTCCGCACCGGCCTGGCCCGGATGGAGCGGGTCGTCCGCGAGCGGATGACGACCCAGGACGTCGAGGCGATCACGCCGCAGACCCTGATCAACATCCGTCCGGTGGTGGCGGCGCTGAAGGAGTTCTTCGGCACCTCCCAGCTGTCGCAGTTCATGGACCAGACCAACCCGGTCGCGGGTCTGACCCACAAGCGCCGGCTGAACGCGCTCGGCCCGGGTGGTCTGAGCCGTGAGCGGGCCGGCTTCGAGGTCCGCGACGTGCACCCGTCCCACTACGGCCGGATGTGCCCGATCGAGACCCCGGAAGGCCCGAACATCGGCCTGATCGGTTCGCTCGCGTCGTACGGCCGGGTGAACGCGTTCGGCTTCGTCGAGACGCCGTACCGCCGGGTTGTCGGCGGCCAGGTCACCGACGACGTCGACTACCTGACCGCGGACGAGGAGGACCGGTTCGTCATCGCGCAGGCCAACGCCGCGCTGACCGACGACAACCGGTTCGCCGAGGAGCGCGTGCTGGTTCGCCGGCGTCATGGTGAGGTCGAGCTGGTGCCGGTCGACGACGTGGACTACATGGACGTCTCGCCGCGCCAGATGGTGTCGGTGGCGACCGCGCTGATCCCGTTCCTCGAGCACGACGACGCCAACCGCGCGCTGATGGGTTCGAACATGCAGCGCCAGGCGGTGCCGCTGATCACCTCGGACGCGCCGCTGGTCGGCACCGGGATGGAGTTCCGCGGTGCGGTCGACGCCGGCGACGTGGTCGTCTCCGACAAGGCCGGCGTGGTCAAGGAGGTCTCGGCCGATCTGATCGAGATCGCCGCCGACGACGGCACGTACCAGACCTACCGGATGGCGAAGTTCCGCCGCTCGAACCAGGGCACCTGCATCAACCAGCGTCCGCTGGTCGACGCCGGGCAGCGGGTCGAGATCGGTACGCCGCTGGCCGACGGTCCGTGCACCGACGAGGGCGAGATGGCTCTCGGCCGGAACATGCTGGTCGCGTTCATGCCGTGGGAGGGTCACAACTACGAAGACGCGATCATCCTGTCCCAGCGCGTCGTACAGCAGGACCTGCTGACCTCGATCCACATCGAGGAGCACGAGGTCGACGCTCGCGACACCAAGCTGGGTCCGGAGGAGATCACCCGGGACATCCCGAACGTCTCCGACGAGATGCTGGCCGACCTCGACGAGCGCGGGATCATCCGCATCGGCGCCGAGGTCACCACCGGCGACATCCTGGTCGGCAAGGTCACGCCGAAGGGCGAGACCGAGCTCACCCCGGAAGAGCGGCTGCTGCGCGCGATCTTCGGTGAGAAGGCGCGCGAGGTCCGCGACACGTCGCTGAAGGTGCCGCACGGCGAGGAGGGCACCGTCATCGGTGTCCGCGTCTTCGACCGCGACAACGGCGACGAGCTGCCGCCGGGCGTCAACCAGCTGGTCCGGGTGTACGTCGCCCAGAAGCGGAAGATCTCGGTCGGCGACAAGCTGGCCGGCCGGCACGGCAACAAGGGCGTCATCTCGAAGATCCTGCCGGTCGAGGACATGCCGTTCATGGAAGACGGCACCCAGGTCGACATCATCCTGAACCCGCTGGGCGTGCCCGGCCGGATGAACGTCGGTCAGGTCCTCGAGACCCACCTCGGCTGGGTTGCCAGCCGCGGCTGGGAGGTCGACCCGGAGAACCAGGAGGAGTGGGCGCAGCGGCTGATCAAGATCGGCGCGGGCTCCGCTCCGGCGATGACGAACGTCGCCACCCCGGTCTTCGACGGCGCCCGGGAAGAGGAGGTCACCGGCCTGCTCGGCTCGACGCTGCCGAACCGTGACGGCGTCCGGATGGTCGACGGCACCGGTAAGGCCCGGATGTTCGACGGCCGCTCGGGTGAGCCGTTCCCGGAGCCGGTCGGCGTCGGCTACATGTACATGCTGAAGCTGCACCACCTGGTTGACGACAAGATCCACGCACGGTCGACCGGTCCGTACTCGATGATCACCCAGCAGCCGCTGGGTGGTAAGGCCCAGTTCGGTGGCCAGCGGTTCGGCGAGATGGAGGTGTGGGCCCTCGAGGCCTACGGTGCCGCCTTCGCGCTGCAGGAGCTGCTGACGATCAAGTCCGACGATGTCGTCGGCCGGGTCAAGGTGTACGAGGCGATCGTCAAGGGCGAGAACATCCCGGAGCCGGGTATCCCGGAGTCGTTCAAGGTTCTGGTCAAGGAAATGCAGTCCCTCTGCCTCAATGTCGAGGTGCTCTCGTCCGACGGAAGCCGGGTCGAGATGCGCGACAGCGAGGAGGACGTCTTCCGGGCGGCAGAGGAACTGGGCATCGACCTGTCCCGGCGCGAGCCGAACAGTGTCGAGGAGGTCTGA
- the rpsG gene encoding 30S ribosomal protein S7, with protein sequence MPRKGPAPKRPVIIDPVYSSPLVTQLISKILVDGKKQIAQSIVYNALEGTRTKTGTDPVITLKRALDNVKPSIEVKSRRVGGATYQVPIEVKPGRSTTLALRWLTSYSRARREKTMSERLMNEILDASNGLGASVKRREDTHKMAEANKAFAHYRW encoded by the coding sequence ATGCCGCGCAAGGGCCCCGCCCCGAAGCGCCCGGTCATCATCGACCCGGTCTACAGTTCGCCGCTCGTCACCCAGTTGATCTCCAAGATCCTGGTCGACGGCAAGAAGCAGATCGCGCAGAGCATCGTGTACAACGCGCTCGAGGGCACTCGCACCAAGACCGGCACCGACCCGGTGATCACGCTGAAGCGTGCGCTGGACAACGTGAAGCCGAGCATCGAGGTGAAGAGCCGCCGCGTCGGTGGTGCCACGTACCAGGTGCCGATCGAGGTCAAGCCGGGTCGCTCGACCACGCTCGCCCTGCGCTGGCTGACGTCGTACTCCCGTGCGCGTCGCGAGAAGACCATGTCCGAGCGCCTGATGAACGAGATCCTGGACGCGTCCAACGGTCTCGGTGCGTCGGTGAAGCGCCGCGAGGACACGCACAAGATGGCCGAAGCCAACAAGGCTTTCGCCCACTACCGCTGGTGA
- the rpsL gene encoding 30S ribosomal protein S12, with product MPTINQLVRKGRQDKVSKNKTPALKGSPQRRGVCTRVYTTTPKKPNSALRKVARVRLTSGIEVTAYIPGVGHNLQEHSIVLVRGGRVKDLPGVRYKIIRGSLDTQGVKNRKQARSLYGAKKEKS from the coding sequence GTGCCCACCATTAACCAGCTGGTCCGCAAGGGCCGCCAGGACAAGGTGTCCAAGAACAAGACGCCGGCCCTGAAGGGTTCCCCTCAGCGTCGTGGTGTGTGCACGCGCGTCTACACGACCACGCCGAAGAAGCCGAACTCGGCGCTTCGCAAGGTTGCACGTGTCCGCCTGACCAGCGGCATCGAGGTCACCGCCTACATTCCCGGCGTCGGCCACAACCTGCAGGAGCACTCGATCGTGCTCGTCCGCGGTGGCCGGGTGAAGGACCTCCCGGGTGTCCGGTACAAGATCATCCGCGGTTCGCTCGACACCCAGGGTGTGAAGAACCGGAAGCAGGCGCGCAGCCTGTACGGCGCGAAGAAGGAGAAGAGCTAA